Genomic window (Zingiber officinale cultivar Zhangliang chromosome 2B, Zo_v1.1, whole genome shotgun sequence):
TCCCCGAACTCGCCACCGTTTCAGGTTTTCCCCACGGGGCCCCGACCCATGGGGACATGTCATCCCTACGAGGAGGGTGGTGCTCGAGTGTGGCTGCCGAACAAGGAGCTCTTCAGCCAAGGCTGTCCAAGGCCAGTGAGGAAAGAAGAACATGGCGCTGCAACAACGTAAAGGAGAGTGGCCAGGACAACAATGCAACATCACTGGCAAAGGGAGAGGACGCGACAAAGAGGGGAAAAAATTTAGGGCAACTATCAACTTAAATAAGATAAGccaaataaaatttctaaaatcctAATTGGATTATCCCCTTAAGatacataaaaaattattttaaataatgaaaaattccattaacattttaaatattttctaagtttatttccttattaattataatcatattattattttcctaaataaattcaattagatcaaattttaattagttttaatttttatcatcctGTGTGTATATATTATTGGTAGCTTTTAGTTCTAATTGGAACATTTAGTAAATATGACAATTAGACATTTTTAATACATTTCTTCATGATTAGAAAACTGTATTTATGGGACAACCACCTgagttcattcatccacaatttctatttcatgtttgtaactcaagaaattcattatgatCTTTGagaagctcctcgtgcatggtttcatcgattaTCTAACCGGTTACAAGATCAGGAATTTTCTAGATCAAAGATAATCTCTTTTCTATTCTATAAATATAATGATAGATAtatcatttttttcttatttatgtattTGATATATTAATAATTGGCAATAATCAAAAGAGAATCATAACTCTATTAAATCTTCTCAATCAGGACTTTTCTATTCGAGATTTGTATATATAGTGAtcttttttttcttggtattgaactTATCAAATATGATGAAAGTTGTCtcctctctcagagcaaatataaTATTAAGCTTCTCGAAAGAGCTAAAATGAATTGAGCACGTCTGATCTCTCACACCAATTGTTATAAATAACTTATCTGCAACTTCATCCATTTATGCTATTTTGATCCTCAAATTTATCAAAGAATTCTTAGATCCTTATAATGTATCACTATCATATAACTTGATATTATCTTTATAGTAAATCATACTTGTTAGTTCACGAGTGCTCCCACTAAACAAAATTTGGGAATGATACGGTTgacaatggaggggcccaagggcaaagggtgagaagggtcaaggccatgTAGCGGTCAAAAGACAGGAGGatgtggcggtcaatagtcaaggtgacgcGGCAGTCAATGGTCAAGCTGACGGGGCGGTCAGAGGCAAGTATGTGgggtagtcagaggtcaggcGGACTGGTTGATCAAGGGGGCAAAACAGTTGAAAGACAAGGGAAGACGACAGGCGAAACACCGGGCATaggtcgggatcgacagagctgtATAGAGACGGCTTGGTCGGCAGGTCTGCGATTCAAAGGACTGGAGGTACAAGTcacgggtcgggatcggcagagctgtataGAGACGGCTTGGTCGGCAGGTCTGCGATTCAAAGGACTGGAGGTACAAGTcacgggtcgggatcggcagagctgtttagagatgGCCCGAGCTACAGGCCTGCGATCCAAAGAACTGGAAGTACAGGccatgggtcggaagcggcagaactgatcagaagcagctcgatctacaggcctgcggttGAGgaccaggaaatacaaagcgcaggatacaggtcaggagCGGTATAGCTGTGTAGAAACGGCTCGGTCTGCAAGTCTGCGACTCGAGGGTTCGGAagtgcaagccacaaatcaaaggtTGGACGCAGCAGGGTTGTGCAGAGACGACCCTGTCTGCGGGTCTGCTACTCGGAGATCCGGAAGGGTAAGCCACAAGTCACAGGGCTGTGCTGGGTCAGCCCGACTAACAAGCGAGATCTGGTCGAGGCGTGCGAGGTAGAAGCCGACCGCGGtgaataggatgagccaagctgTGCAGGAGTGGAAGGATCATGATTGTCCGTCAAGGTTAATCATTACATGCCAGTGAGacgtgcgaaggcggaggtttctaaGGGAGAAGATGCTCTCATGATTAATAGCGGTCTGACAGGTGTCCCTCACTATAAGACAAAAtccatgtgtaaaggcggaggttcctaaacaagaagatgctttcacaaccaatagcagcaagacaggtgtccaggactacacgacaaagcccgacgtctaacgttttctgacagagtTGCAGGTTCTAGGAAGAgaggacgcataaaaggggagagatccctcgtacgcaggtacgcgcacacactccctcgtcactttttccacaacttttcactttTCAGTCGTTTTCCTCTTTTCTTTCTACTTTTTCTGGGGGAAAAAGGacatgacttgagcgtcggagggcctgatccgaggactttttccctgggtttcggtctctaacgtgaaaggggagattgtctgagtgtgcgcaggagcctgcagcagcgtcagcctcccgtgggagccgaatcacctacgactttccgtcaacaaccaggccaccgcgacctgcctccgtccgactcagccttcggacaggatcagggaATATATGAAAATAATACTTCGGTATCTTAAAGGTGTTATTCTATATAGTCTTCTTTTATAATGTTAATCATCTCAATACTTGCATGTCTATAATGAAACAAATTGAGCAAACTCTTCTGAAGATAGACACTCTATTAGtggatatataatatttttttagacaAAACATTATCTTATGGAATTTGAAAAGTCACCTACAGTATCTCATTCAAGCATTGAAATTAATATAAAGATATAAGCAACACAACGTCTAAAATTATTTGGTTTGATCACTCTTTTTTTAactttatttatattaaatgtTGTACAAAAAATTTAGTGTGAAAATAATAGAGCAATATACCTTATAGTAAATCCAATCTTTTATACTCTATAAAATttgtgaaaattaattttcattttatttgAAAACATGTGACAACTCAATAATTAGTTGTCTCTTACGTTTATACAAAGAATCAAATTATTGATAGTCAAATAATATTTCAATAGACTAATGAGTAAACTCAGCAGCATCAGGGATTTTCCACTAAGATTATCAATGGTAAAAAAGAATTATTCAATGCAACCGTGCCAAATCAAATGAGTATTAGAACACtctaattattataataaatatttcctttatTAATCTATCAACTATAATTAATTGATAGAATATTATAATAATTGCACTATTTATGGACAAACTAGATTATCAACTAGTTTATTACTGAAACCCATTTATTTCCCAATTACCTTTCTTTCTTTACACCCAGTACTAAGTCACTTCTCAACCATGAGTAGTTATTGGTGTACTTATATATTCATGGTAAGATGTAGATGTAGCTAGTGTCGACGGGGCTTTGCCACAAGAACAAGTTTGGATTTCCTGTGAATCACAATTCCATGCCCTTCATCCGCATCCAGCTCCTCTGCTCTCATCCCATCAGGCAACTCCCAGTCGAAATGAAGCAGTAAGGTGGCCAAGACAAGCTCCAGGGTGACCTCAGCCATTCCAATGCCAGCGCACCCTCTCCGGCCAGCGCCGAACGGCAAGTACCGGAAGTCTTTTCCCTTGAAATCAAAAGCACTAGTGTTCAAGAACCTCTCTGGACAAAACTGGTCAGCCTTATCCCACAGCTTGGGATCCCTACCTAAGGCCCATGCATTGACCAACACTCTGGTGCCCTTGGGAATGTGATAGCCCTGCAGCTGCGTATCCACCGACGCCTCTCGCGGAAGCAGTAATGGTACAATAGGGTGCAGCCTCAGAGCCTCCATGATCACTGCCCTCAGATACTTCATCTCTTCCAATTTCTCCTCCCTAattatctcttctttggcttcaGCTCCGACGACTCCTCGAATCTCCTCTTGCACTCTACGCATCGCATTTGGCTGGCGTATGAGCTCCGTCATGACCCATTCTATGGTCGCGAATGTTGTATCTGTGCCTGCACCAAACATGTCCTGCTTCCAAATATTAATTGACgtctatgttttaaaatttttatgaaaGATTGATTATATTGAACTTGGAGAAATTAAGATTAGGGAGAATTAAAGAACATACGAAGATGAGGCCCTTAATGTTCTCTTGGCTGAGAGAAACTGAGCTATCGACATCCCCCAGAGAAAGCAAAATATCAACCAAATCTTCATTGTTATGAGTGCGTTCGTTGCTATTTCTCATCTTAATGTGCTCTTGAATGACTTGCTCGATGAAGGTGTCGAACTCGAGAGCGACCTTTTTGACCTTGTAATCGAATCCGTTGAGTCGATCGAGCCAACCCAGCCATGGAATGTGGTCTCGCAACGGGAACGCGACCAACAGCGCTGTGATCTCCTCAAATAGCTTGTTCACTTTGCTCCCTTTGCCCTTTTCCTCGCTGTACGTCCGCCCTAACGCCACTCTGCAGATAAAGTTGCTGGTGAACTCGATGATGACGTCGCTAACGTTGACCGGgcgggaggcggcggcggcggagcggATGTCGGCGACAAGAAGGGCGACCTCTGCTTGCCTAGCCGGGCTAAAGGAGAGAACCCGTGTGTGGCTGAGTAGGTGGACGGTGGCGATGCGGCGGAGTTGGCGCCACTGCTCGCCGTACTTGCTGAAGACCAGGTCCTGGTTGCTGTAGAAAAGGCGGTGGGTCACGGTGGTGTGGGGGCGGCTGGCGAAGGCGACGTCGCGGGACTTCAACACCTCTTCAGCGGCGGGCGGCGAGGAGACGATGACGGTGGGGACACTGCCGAGGTGGAGGAGCATGACGGGACCGTACTTGGCGGAGAGTTCTTGGAGGATGCGGTGGGGGAGGGAGCCTGAGAGCTGGTGGAGGTTGCCAATGAGCGGTAGGGTGGGTGGAGATGGGGGTAGGAGATGGGTGGGTGACTTCCTGGATTGTGTCCGGCGGAGGAAGtggacgaggaggaggaggaagggcaGGAGGAGGAGAAGATGAGAAGGGTGAAAGAACTGGAACAGCATAGTGCAAGTATTAAGCATAGCACCTCCCACGTTGATAGATGAAGAAGGAGAGAGGGAGGAGGATATGAGAGGTGAGAGACTCCAGATTGATAGATATATATAAAATGGACTCGAGCAGTTAGAGTACGTCACGTATAAAATTTTTGCAAGTAACGGaaaattatttgtttatttgaCATGGATTTGTTCGTGGGGAAACACACTTCTATTGAAATAAGTTAAATAATATCAGCAAAAGTGGGCACGCTTTCAATTATCTAAGCCTTTGGTGGAAGATGGATAACCCAGCTCTACAAATCGGTCGTCAAACAAATTTGGAAGCGTAAACGACTTCTTGTCCCGGAGTTAATGTCCAGATTTTTTATTCAGAAAATTATCTTATAGTGCATGAATCTTAAAGATAGTCCTCTAAAGATGATTTAATGATTAACCCATGAAATATTATCATCATGAGTATTGAGATTTGAATTTCAACgtaattaagataaatatcttctttgtgttagtcattattctaaaAGTTAGTAATCGTTCGTGATTTACTTTCTACGTGTTGACCTTAGAATAGATTGACGAGGATGATGGGAGCGATTGTATTCACGTTTTTGACATCATGAATTGTGAAGAcaaataaataaaaggaaaatattttttttctcccaTTACGTCAAAATCATTACAAAAATAAAGATCTTTTAAGATGGTTAAAATTATCATAAATGCTCTATCTATTGTAGAAGAACTCCATTTgcaaatgataaaaaaatatatccaatatttaacaaaaaaaaaaaataatcttataGTAGAAAATTTTGTGAAGGGGGAAATTTATTCCAGAAAAACATTGTCGCAACATCAACaaaaaatttttattataaaaaaagtaCCGTAGCAAATTCAAAATCCTAGTGTTAGGATTTGTTATTTCATTAAAAGTCATCACAATGCACATTCACCTTGATTAATGTCGTAGCAAATTTATGTAAAAAACGAATAAAGAAAGAAACTATTTTTTCTTACCCGTGAATAAATATATAACCATGATTATAAATAAATAGATTGAATATTTACATGacaaacaacaacaataataatactcGAACAGGTTATAAATGAAGGAAATGGGAGCTCACGTTGTCCATTTTCTTTAAGACAAAATGTCTCTTTTACGTTTGAGATAATTCTAATTATAAAAAGTGTTGAGTTCAATTAAAATTtcatattagaaaattttgattaaaataataaggttaaaaggatgtatgatatctctattgacatgaagtcttttgggtagagcccaagagtaaaaccatgagggtctagatctaaaatagacaatatcataccattatagagatatatggacatcctttgggcacaataATGGTATCAGATAGGCCCGAAGCTAGTCatgagtgaccggatgctcgtggggaggcctagagcaggtcaaggtgaccgaatacTTACAAGGggtgagtaggtcagggtgatcgggtACTTGTAGGGAGGCCTGGAGCAAGTCAGGGTGGTCGGGTACTTGCGgtgaggcgagtaggtcagggtggccAGATGCTCGTAAGTAGGTCCGGAGTATGTCAAGGTGACCGGACGctgatgcttgcggggaggcccaaaGCATGTCAGGATGacagatgctcgcagggaggtcCAGACCATGAGAATAAGTATGGTCTTCGTTTGagaggaggattgttggggtttcaatcaaagtcctatattgaaaagatttggtaaaaatcatgaggttaaaaggatgtatgatatctccattgacataagATATTTTAAATAGAGCACAAAAGTAAAGTCATGAGGACCTAAGtctaaagtagacaatatcatccCATTATGAAGATATATGAAAATTGTTTGAGTATAATAAAAAGAACGTCTAAGGTTGATTCAAAGGATTAACCACCTCATTGGCCCAAGGGTGACCGGAGTTTGGTGCGGGAAAGAACTAGCGATTATCCAAATAGGCCGGCAATAGGTGGCATGGCCGGTGACCGTGTCTATGGTTACGCGGTTGAGGCGGCGTGAGTGACCTGCGGTGAAGAAAGCGGCAAAGAAAAAAAACACACATGCTGCATGAATATGACGAAGCATAGTGATTTGAGaaaaaagtttattttttataaatcaaataaaaataaaaaaaataaataacgtTTTTGTTTTTGGATAAGTGGtttgattttagaaaatcaaACTAAAAAAACCGTGAGCGTGAAAAAAAAACGAAACAGTTAGTTTAAATCTTACTTCTCTAGTACCGGTTTCATATCAAACTAAATTGTTTTGAACCGATTTACTTTACATcagattgatttaaattattagttgatttaattttaaaaaattagattagtataatcaaatttaaatatgatttaaattattagttaatttaatcaaattattttAGTTAAATTAAATCCTGGTCTTATTCAAATTATTAGTGGGT
Coding sequences:
- the LOC122046493 gene encoding cytochrome P450 71A1-like isoform X1, translating into MLNTCTMLFQFFHPSHLLLLLPFLLLLVHFLRRTQSRKSPTHLLPPSPPTLPLIGNLHQLSGSLPHRILQELSAKYGPVMLLHLGSVPTVIVSSPPAAEEVLKSRDVAFASRPHTTVTHRLFYSNQDLVFSKYGEQWRQLRRIATVHLLSHTRVLSFSPARQAEVALLVADIRSAAAASRPVNVSDVIIEFTSNFICRVALGRTYSEEKGKGSKVNKLFEEITALLVAFPLRDHIPWLGWLDRLNGFDYKVKKVALEFDTFIEQVIQEHIKMRNSNERTHNNEDLVDILLSLGDVDSSVSLSQENIKGLIFDMFGAGTDTTFATIEWVMTELIRQPNAMRRVQEEIRGVVGAEAKEEIIREEKLEEMKYLRAVIMEALRLHPIVPLLLPREASVDTQLQGYHIPKGTRVLVNAWALGRDPKLWDKADQFCPERFLNTSAFDFKGKDFRYLPFGAGRRGCAGIGMAEVTLELVLATLLLHFDWELPDGMRAEELDADEGHGIVIHRKSKLVLVAKPRRH
- the LOC122046493 gene encoding cytochrome P450 71A1-like isoform X2, which translates into the protein MLNTCTMLFQFFHPSHLLLLLPFLLLLVHFLRRTQSRKSPTHLLPPSPPTLPLIGNLHQLSGSLPHRILQELSAKYGPVMLLHLGSVPTVIVSSPPAAEEVLKSRDVAFASRPHTTVTHRLFYSNQDLVFSKYGEQWRQLRRIATVHLLSHTRVLSFSPARQAEVALLVADIRSAAAASRPVNVSDVIIEFTSNFICRVALGRTYSEEKGKGSKVNKLFEEITALLVAFPLRDHIPWLGWLDRLNGFDYKVKKVALEFDTFIEQVIQEHIKMRNSNERTHNNEDLVDILLSLGDVDSSVSLSQENIKGLIFDMFGAGTDTTFATIEWVMTELIRHPNAMRRVQEEIRGVVGAEAKEEIIEEEKLEEMKYLRAVIMEALRLHPIVPLLLPREASVDTQLQGYHIPKGTRVLVNAWALGRDPKLWDKADQFCPERFLNTSAFDFKGKDFRYLPFGAGRRGCAGIGMAEVTLELVLATLLLHFDWELPDGMRAEELDADEGHGIVIHRKSKLVLVAKPRRH